The Plectropomus leopardus isolate mb unplaced genomic scaffold, YSFRI_Pleo_2.0 unplaced_scaffold26339, whole genome shotgun sequence genome includes the window TGCCGGCCAGATCGACCAGGTGGATCTTACTGACCGTCTCGCTGGGCATCTCTGCGTCGAACTTCgcctgacagacacagagagcgACAGGTGTTTGATAAAAGATGTAATTATGGTTCattactttaaaagaaaaaagtaaacgtctaactttaattattttatacaaaatacagaagtaaaaaatcatttcaaataaactaTCAGGCGTTTTAAGCTTCTTTTTCTtaatcaaactgaaaaaatgtggcTCATCATCTGCAGCTTTtctacatttctattttttagcAGAAAGGTTTATTTACCGTAAACTACAGTGATCAGTGTCGTCTTACTGTGGAGATATGCATGAAAGTCACCCCAAattatctctttttaaaaaaaatctgaggcTTTGTttgaaaatcagttaaaaaaataaaaataaagccttaatttAAGTCTTAACGTGCAgccactttttaaattatttaaaaaaagaaaagaaaagaagatatTTAGTCAGATTATTATCTGAACtttcaattaaaacaaattttattttttgtgttcctCTACGTCAGATTTACagctgacaaacaaaaacactttaatttcgTCTCTGAGCTTTTCTGTGATgagatttattgtttttacagcaaacttaaagacaaacaaaacaaaccctcCGTGTAGAAAAATTAAACGGTGTCTGACCTGTGTGAAGTTGATGGTGAAGATGGCGTGCGAGCGGCTGCTGACGTCGTTCATGCCGGTGCTGGCGGTGGTGCGGTTGATGTTTCCCGCCTCCATCAGCTCCTCCACGTCGCTGTAGTTCTGCACCAGGTGTTTGGACAGATCTGACATCAGGGAGGAGGCGGCCGGTTACAGGAAGTCCACAGGTCAACAAAACGCCACAAGACCAAGATGTGTAACTAAAGAAAGGCTTTAACGAGATGGCTGTTTGTTACATTTCTCTTTTCAAAGCCGGACTCTAGTGACAGAAACAGAGATTTAACATCggtgaacacaggagctgctggtctatcgctgcctccatcagtgaGCTAGTTACACCTCGCTGGAGACTTGCTGGGATTGTGCTGATTTTGTCACTTTCCCCTGATTTAGTGctcatttttcttgattttgtgctcatttttcttgattttgtgcccatttttcttgattttgatTTCTGGATAGGCTACAtggtttccttttctttctgttttatgattttatgaattctgtttattgatgtttttacccACTTTGTCGTTCTGCATCTAAAGTCCAGCCAGGTACAAAGTAGATCAAACAGTTTTGGCCACGTTCAGTCAAACAACATGTTCATCTTGataattacacaaaacaaatccaGTTAAACAGAAGATAGATTTgagatttgtggctgttttagataaaaatatatatatatttatcattatacaGATGAATAACAGATATGTGGAGGATTTTAATAGTGATTTAGTTAAAACACAGTGCTGTTTTTGTTACGAGttggtgttattgtgtgacttagACGTTCAGTTAGTTTAGTCTGCGTCACAAAGTGAGCTCCAGCGTTCAGCCAGTTAAAAtttctggtggctttgacggGAGCATAGATGAGGATCACTGACTGTTAGAGCGGGCTGtttgaaagaaggaaaaagtgTTTCAAATACTGTCAGTAAACTAAAACTGATCATTAAAGCCAGCAACCAGAAACCCCCCCAGCACTGTTTTGTCCCAGTAGTGCACCCGGCAGTCTCACCCTCCACGTACGGCCCGTCCTTCGGGTGCTCCCGGACTCTCAGGTTGTAGGTCTGAGTGGATTTCCTCCTCAGCAGGTCTCTCACCCTCTCATTGTAGATCTCCAGGTAGCTGAGGGCAAAAACCAGAGAAACATGCAGACAATTTAATGCATCGGGCACGTAATTTTACAATGAGTGCTCCCTATCCGAAGTTAAGTTTTCATAAAACGAGACAACATTATAGAATATagaaaagaaatactttattaatcctgtgagggaaattattttgttacagcagcaaataagagagaagaaactgaataaaatattaattaaaaaggcaaaataatgcaaatatatatacaaacaaaggcacttaacatagaataaaatagtaaagaataaaataacaataataataataataaagatatgtacagtttgtacagagaacaaacaaacaaaaacagtaaaaataaaaagtgttatAAAGTGTGAGGAACAGATCAAACAATGTGTGCAAACATTAGCATGTCAAGCTAACTAGTCAGATAAGATgaaataatcctttattagtcccacaacgGGGAAGTTTGCATTATTATAGCAGCAAAGGGACATCAAAACAAGGTTTGTACAAGATCAttaaagcaaaaagaacaatataaataatataaacaagacacaaaactcaacagttgaaaaatatttacaccaaaTGCAAATGCTGTGCTCAAGGTGCTAAAACACATATTAGCACACACGTGCCCCAAAGGTTCCTGCAGGGATTAATCTTGGAAAATGTCTGAATCAAAATATTATTCAGTGCTGAGGACAAGAGCAGTGCTGACAGCACTTAACACcatcacataaaaacaatctgctcaagttttaattttagattttgaaGATCTTTTGTCATTCAATCAGAAGGAAGtggtggagggatggagggaactgtctgtgtgtgtgtgtgtgtgtgtgtgcgcgcgcgcgcg containing:
- the LOC121966927 gene encoding kinesin-like protein KIF16B, giving the protein YLEIYNERVRDLLRRKSTQTYNLRVREHPKDGPYVEDLSKHLVQNYSDVEELMEAGNINRTTASTGMNDVSSRSHAIFTINFTQAKFDAEMPSETVSKIHLVDLAGSERADATGATGVRLKEGGNINKSLVTLGNVISALADMTQDGVNTNLKKKSVFVPYRDSVLTWLLKDSLGGNSKTIMIA